The following is a genomic window from Micrococcus cohnii.
CAGCTGGGACAGATCGAGGCTGCCGCGCTCGAGATGGTCGATCACGCGCCCCGGGGTGCCCACGACGACCTGCGCCCCGCGACGCAGAGCCGACAGCTGCGGGCCGTACGGCGAGCCGCCGTAGATCGCGAGGACCTCGACCTCGGGCAGATGCGCGGCATAGCTGGTGAACGCGTCAGCCACCTGCAGCGCGAGCTCGCGGGTCGGGGCGAGGGCCAGGATCTGCGGGGACGTGGAGCGGCCGTTGACGTCCGCGGACTCTGCCAGGCGCGAGAGCGCCGGCAGCGCGAACGCGCCGGTCTTGCCGGTGCCGGTCTGGGCCAGGCCGACGACGTCACGACCCTCGAGCAGCAGTGGAATCGTTTGCTCCTGGATGGGCGAGGGAGCGGTGTAGCCCAGGTCCGCCACGGCCGCGAGCACGCGGCCGTCGAGGCCGAGGGAGGCGAAGGCGGCGGCGTCGGCGGCCGACTCGTTCTGGGGGGTCTGTTCGTTCTCGTTCATGCGGGTGCCTCACTGGAGGTCATCACAGGGCACGCCGTGCCGCTCATGCGCGGATCGACCGGCGTCGACGGCTCTGCTGGGGGTGGGAATTGACTCGACCGGCGCTCTCGGCGCGACCCCCGCGACGACGACGTTCGCCGTCCACATACACCTCTGGCACACTCAGCGCGGATTCACGCGACCGCGCGCTGCTCATCAGGGGGAAAACCGGACCCGGTCCGGCCAGTCTAGGCCACCGGCCCCGCCGCAGCGCAGAGTCGGACCTGTGTCACTGGCCACGGCGTCCGCCGATTCGGGGCAGACCCAGCGCGCCGGGCGTAAAGTTGTCCGCTGACCCGTGTTCACAGGCCCGTCCCCGACGCCGGGACGATGCGACCGCCCGGGCGCAGGGCGCCGCCTGAGGCCACCACCGTCCGAACCTCCCCTCGAGAAGGGACATCGAGTGAGCTCCCCCGAACCCCAGACCGCCCCGCCCGGAGGGTCTTCCGCTACGGACCCCGCCGAGGCCGACCAGTCCTCCGGCCTGCGCCGCACGCTCAAGACGCGGCATCTGACGATGATCGCCATGGGCGGGGCCATCGGCACCGGCCTGTTCGTCGCCTCGGGCAACTCCATCGCCACGGCCGGCCCGGGCGGCGCCCTGCTCGCCTACGTGCTGATCGGCTTCATGGTGTTCCTGCTGATGCAGTCCCTCGGCGAGATGGCCTCGTACCTGCCCGTCTCGGGTGCCTTCGAGGAGTACGCCACCCGGTTCGTCAGCCCCTCCTTCGGCTTCGCGATCGGCTGGAACTACTGGTACAACTGGGCGATCACGGTGGCGGCCGAGCTCGTCGCCGCGGCCCTGGTGATGCGCTACTGGCTGCCGGATGTGCCCTCGTGGATCTGGTCGGCGCTGTTCCTGGCGATCCTGTTCGGCCTGAACGCCCTGTCCACCCGCAGCTACGGAGAGAGCGAGTTCTGGTTCTCCCTGATCAAGGTGGCCACCGTCGTGATCTTCCTGGTGCTGGGCGTTCTCATGATCCTGGGCATCATGGGCGGCGAGGCCCCCGGCTTCGAGAACTGGACCACCGGCGAGGCCCCGTTCGTGGGCGGCGGCTTCGGACTGATGGCGATCTTCCTGGTCGCCGGGTTCTCCTTCCAGGGCACCGAGCTCGTCGGCGTCGCGGCCGGCGAGGCCGAAGACCCCGAGAAGAACGTGCCCACGGCGATCCGCACCGTGTTCTTCCGCATTCTGCTGTTCTACGTCGGCGCGATCACGATCATCGGCTTCCTGATCCCCTACACCAGTCCCAACCTGCTCGGCAGCGACGTCGAGGACATCTCGATCTCCCCGTTCACCCTGGTGTTCGAGAACGCCGGTGTCCTGGCGGCGGCCACCGTGATGAACGCGGTGATCCTCACCGCGATCCTCTCGGCCGGCAACTCCGGGCTCTACGCGTCGACGCGCATGCTCTGGGCCCTGGCCGACTCCGGCAAGGCCCCGCGGTTCCTGGCCAAGGTCAACCGGCGAGGCGTCCCCATGAACGCATTGCTGGTGACGACCCTCGTCGGCGCCCTGTGCTTCCTGACGACGCTGATCGGCGACGGGGCCGCCTACGTGTGGCTCGTCTCGGCCTCCGGCCTGGCCGGGTTCATCGTGTGGATGGGCATCGCCTGGAGCCACTACCGGTTCCGGCGTGCCTACCTCGCCCAGGGGCGC
Proteins encoded in this region:
- a CDS encoding amino acid permease codes for the protein MSSPEPQTAPPGGSSATDPAEADQSSGLRRTLKTRHLTMIAMGGAIGTGLFVASGNSIATAGPGGALLAYVLIGFMVFLLMQSLGEMASYLPVSGAFEEYATRFVSPSFGFAIGWNYWYNWAITVAAELVAAALVMRYWLPDVPSWIWSALFLAILFGLNALSTRSYGESEFWFSLIKVATVVIFLVLGVLMILGIMGGEAPGFENWTTGEAPFVGGGFGLMAIFLVAGFSFQGTELVGVAAGEAEDPEKNVPTAIRTVFFRILLFYVGAITIIGFLIPYTSPNLLGSDVEDISISPFTLVFENAGVLAAATVMNAVILTAILSAGNSGLYASTRMLWALADSGKAPRFLAKVNRRGVPMNALLVTTLVGALCFLTTLIGDGAAYVWLVSASGLAGFIVWMGIAWSHYRFRRAYLAQGRDLADLPYKAALFPLGPIVALLMCAVVVLGQNFEAFAAGTADLLSIVTAYIGLPLFLAVWLGHKLVTKSRPVRYEDADLSRITY